Genomic segment of Candidatus Bathyarchaeia archaeon:
ATCGTTACGCGGTTGGCCACGAGTTGCTTGAGATACCGGCTGGAACCTTGGAGAAAAGGGAAAAACCGGTCAAATGCGCTGAGAGGGAGCTTTTAGAGGAAACTGGTTACAGGGCCCACAGCTTTAGGAGGCTGGGCAGCGTCTACTTAGCTCCAGGATATTGCAATGAGCTGATTCACATATATTTGGCTGAGAGCTTGGAGTACGTAGGGCAGAGGGCTGATGAGGATGAAAGGATCAGGGTCGTCGCTTTAAGCCTTGAAAAGGCTTTACAGGAGGTTTTAGGTCGAAGATTCTACGACGCTAAAACCCTGTGCGGGCTTTTCCTGGCTGTGAATGCCTTAGCATCAAAGGAAACCAATAAATAGGGTTTTAACCTTAAGGTTAAACGGATCGACATGGCTATGGCATACGTTTTAATCAACTCTGAGGTGGGAAAAGAAACTGAGGTTATCAAGCAGTTAAATGAGATGGAGGAAGTTAAAGAGGTTCACTTCGTATATGGGGTTTACGACGTAATCGCCAAAGTTGAAACAAAGGATGTGAAGGAGCTAAAAGAAGTCGTTATAACGAAGATCAGGAAGCTGGAGCATGTGAAAAGCACTTTAACCATGATAGTGATGGGAAGTTGAAAAAGCGGCGACTCAAAAGCGGTATACTCCCGCCTTTTGACCAACCTTCAAATGGATTAAAATTCCCGTGAGTCAACTCTCAATTTACAGGTTAAACAATAAAATCCGCCCACTAAAACAGATTTACGATTTCACCTAAATTTTCATTTTAAACCCACAGCCTTTAATATGTCCTAGGTAAAGACGTTCTATTAGAGGTGGATAATTTGCCCTTTGTTGAAATATCCATGGGGGCTGGCGCGTTTACAACCCAGGAAAAGGCTGAGCTATCCAAGGCTGTATACGATGCTGTGGCTGGGTTCTATCATAGGATGAAAGGGGTTACGCCTCACGTCTGGGTTGTGATCCGTGAGGAGCCGGCTGAAACATGGATTGTGGACGGCGAATTTCTAACAGAGGTAAGGAAAAAAGCTCAAGCAAAGAAATGATGTCGTCTAATAAATGTAAGCCGTTGAAGTGCAACATCCCCTTTTCTTATACCGCTTTTTTAATGGGGAAACCCCCGCTTGGTATGGCTTAGCTTGGAATTAAGATTAGTGAGATGTCGTTGACGTTTGTTCCTGTGGGGCCACATATGATTAGGTCTCCCAGATTTTCAAAGAAGGTGTATGAGTCGTTATTGAGGAGGTAGTCCTCGGCCCTTAGACCCCTCTCTTCCGCTCTTTTGATGGTTGTATGATCGATGACTGCGCCGGCGGCTTCGGTGGGTCCGTCAACGCCGTCAGTTCCAAAGCTTGCCATTAAGATGGGGACTTGATTTGAGATCCTCGTTGAG
This window contains:
- a CDS encoding NUDIX hydrolase, translated to MKEIRVKSKRLFKGRVISLRVDETLLGSRKVVREVVEHPGSVAIVPMLSEKEVILIKQYRYAVGHELLEIPAGTLEKREKPVKCAERELLEETGYRAHSFRRLGSVYLAPGYCNELIHIYLAESLEYVGQRADEDERIRVVALSLEKALQEVLGRRFYDAKTLCGLFLAVNALASKETNK
- a CDS encoding Lrp/AsnC ligand binding domain-containing protein yields the protein MAMAYVLINSEVGKETEVIKQLNEMEEVKEVHFVYGVYDVIAKVETKDVKELKEVVITKIRKLEHVKSTLTMIVMGS
- a CDS encoding tautomerase family protein; the encoded protein is MPFVEISMGAGAFTTQEKAELSKAVYDAVAGFYHRMKGVTPHVWVVIREEPAETWIVDGEFLTEVRKKAQAKK